The following are from one region of the Biomphalaria glabrata chromosome 12, xgBioGlab47.1, whole genome shotgun sequence genome:
- the LOC129922183 gene encoding nuclear speckle splicing regulatory protein 1-like isoform X2 — MADKIKTAFGLTVLKKSGESKTKRVHSSFNVFGGENDEEANGKQTSCQKLSIAVKRKAQMDIDKALKEDPTVYEYDSIHDDLQATQSQVGAKEKSSEKKVQKEREEEGEKFREKEKFVTASYKKKMLQMAEDEEREKREVAMENMLDVTKQKDLSGFYRYLLRAKTGNQVVEETKKKVN; from the exons Atggcagacaaaattaaaacagc GTTTGGTCTTaccgttttaaaaaaatctggagAATCAAAAACAAAACGTGTGCATTCAAGTTTTAATGTGTTTGGTGGTGAAAATGATGAG GAAGCCAATGGTAAACAGACCTCATGCCAAAAACTTTCCATTGCAGTCAAAAGaaag GCTCAGATGGACATTGATAAGGCATTGAAGGAAGACCCCACAGTGTATGAATACGATTCAATCCATGATGACTTACAGGCTACCCAATCACAAGTTGGAGCGAAAGAGAAAAGTTCTGAAAAAAAG GTTCAGAAGGAACGGGaggaagaaggagaaaaatttagagaaaaagaaaagtttgtcACTGCAtcttataagaaaaaaatgcttCAAATGGCCGAGgatgaagaaagagagaaacggGAAGTGGCTATGGAAA ACATGCTTGACGTGACGAAGCAAAAAGATTTGAGCGGATTTTATAGATATTTACTAAGGGCCAAAACTGGAAATCAAGTGGTggaagaaactaaaaaaaaagttaattaa
- the LOC129922183 gene encoding nuclear speckle splicing regulatory protein 1-like isoform X1 has product MADKIKTAFGLTVLKKSGESKTKRVHSSFNVFGGENDEEANGKQTSCQKLSIAVKRKAQMDIDKALKEDPTVYEYDSIHDDLQATQSQVGAKEKSSEKKPRYITAFIKAAEAKKKENERRKERRVQKEREEEGEKFREKEKFVTASYKKKMLQMAEDEEREKREVAMENMLDVTKQKDLSGFYRYLLRAKTGNQVVEETKKKVN; this is encoded by the exons Atggcagacaaaattaaaacagc GTTTGGTCTTaccgttttaaaaaaatctggagAATCAAAAACAAAACGTGTGCATTCAAGTTTTAATGTGTTTGGTGGTGAAAATGATGAG GAAGCCAATGGTAAACAGACCTCATGCCAAAAACTTTCCATTGCAGTCAAAAGaaag GCTCAGATGGACATTGATAAGGCATTGAAGGAAGACCCCACAGTGTATGAATACGATTCAATCCATGATGACTTACAGGCTACCCAATCACAAGTTGGAGCGAAAGAGAAAAGTTCTGAAAAAAAG CCCAGGTATATAACTGCATTTATTAAAGCTGCTGAAgctaagaagaaagaaaatgaaagacgAAAAGAAAGACGG GTTCAGAAGGAACGGGaggaagaaggagaaaaatttagagaaaaagaaaagtttgtcACTGCAtcttataagaaaaaaatgcttCAAATGGCCGAGgatgaagaaagagagaaacggGAAGTGGCTATGGAAA ACATGCTTGACGTGACGAAGCAAAAAGATTTGAGCGGATTTTATAGATATTTACTAAGGGCCAAAACTGGAAATCAAGTGGTggaagaaactaaaaaaaaagttaattaa
- the LOC129922113 gene encoding dynein heavy chain-like, with protein MSSITYHILHIITYHTLLIITYLILHIITYHILHIITYHILHIITYHTLLIITYHILHIITYHTLLIITYLILHIITYHILHFITYHTLQIINDLILQIITDLILQIITYLILQIITYLILQIITDLILQIITDLILQIITDLILQIITYLILHIITYLILQIITYLILQIITYLILQNITYHILQNITYHILHIITYHTLHIITYHTLQIITYHTLHIITYHTPTHHHLSHPYTSSLITH; from the exons ATGTCGTCAAT CACTTATCACATCCTACACATCATCACTTATCACACCCTACTCATCATCACTTATCTCATCCTACACATCATCACTTATCACATCCTACACATCATCACTTATCACATCCTACACATCATCACTTATCACACCCTACTCATCATCACTTATCACATCCTACACATCATCACTTATCACACCCTACTCATCATCACTTATCTCATCCTACACATCATCACTTATCACATCCTACACTTCATCACTTATCACACCCTACAAATCATCAATGATCTCATCCTACAAATCATCACTGATCTCATCCTACAAATCATCACTTATCTCATCCTACAAATCATCACTTATCTCATCCTACAAATCATCACTGATCTCATCCTACAAATCATCACTGATCTCATCCTACAAATCATCACTGATCTCATCCTACAAATCATCACTTATCTCATCCTACATATCATCACTTATCTCATCCTACAAATCATCACTTATCTCATCCTACAAATCATCACTTATCTCATTCTACAAAACATCACTTATCACATCCTACAAAACATCACTTATCACATCCTACACATCATCACTTATCACACCCTACACATCATCACTTATCACACCCTACAAATCATCACTTATCACACCCTACACATCATCACTTATCACACCCCTACACATCATCACTTATCACACCCCTACACATCATCACTTATCACACACTAA